From one Litoreibacter janthinus genomic stretch:
- a CDS encoding caspase family protein, protein MSRLFDMCRQVCGRGIAISAFAVVMFVGSASAQDRLALVIGNSTYETIPALKNPQNDANAVSDTLTNLGFDVTLLTDATSDQFWLKLEDFVKRSETAETTLFYYSGHAFQLEGANYLVPVNAQLKSRQAIFDETWSLDGIIKRLQARNRQTLIFLDACRDSPLPQNMTANGGGLARLNTGIGTFVAFATEPGAVTYDGQGDNSPFTTALLNHIETPSISISDMMIRVRNEVEERTFRRQTPWDQSSLRSQFYFQPEYENAPTLTAADYEMLAQLDPKGRERFLALLAESGIAVDAPADLIEGASLELAVADENSLIIAAPIPASLPKEVPPTTVEVTEAIRPEDVAIVDDVGLVFSVPDVVKTTQSAKASSGVAENVGPVVIELASLGQAPSNTLNRQTIDTFLPGSAPAATANGSIELQNIEASGPDGSAAIAAASGALSASGGGGQAAALVRAGTAIAARAQGDIIRVAALTSPTRSLPPSIFEAPAIEGREVLPDSDESRAILASIDPTLLEELTKPSVPGADEPVLPEIDPEQMASDVQTELSRLGCYRMRIDGDWGNGSRRALTSYFLNKRIVPESLEPSLPLLRQLKSEGKVVCQVQVARAKPTTVKKTTVKATPKATTTAKKAPAKKRVIRKITKPTAAASSGTTKKRITKLSTGVFR, encoded by the coding sequence ATGTCGCGTTTATTCGACATGTGCAGACAGGTTTGTGGACGGGGGATCGCCATTTCGGCGTTCGCCGTCGTTATGTTTGTCGGGTCGGCTTCCGCGCAGGATCGACTGGCACTTGTAATCGGCAACTCGACTTACGAAACTATTCCCGCTCTCAAGAACCCGCAAAACGACGCGAATGCGGTGAGTGATACGTTGACCAACCTCGGCTTCGACGTGACCTTGCTGACAGATGCGACCTCGGATCAGTTCTGGCTGAAACTAGAAGACTTTGTGAAGCGGTCTGAAACGGCCGAAACAACGCTCTTCTATTATTCCGGCCACGCCTTCCAGTTGGAAGGGGCCAACTATTTAGTGCCGGTCAATGCACAGCTTAAGTCCAGACAGGCCATTTTTGACGAAACATGGAGCCTTGATGGGATTATCAAACGTCTTCAGGCGCGCAATCGGCAGACGCTGATTTTCCTCGACGCCTGCCGCGATAGCCCGCTGCCGCAAAACATGACGGCAAATGGCGGCGGTCTGGCGCGACTGAACACTGGCATCGGCACATTTGTGGCGTTTGCGACCGAGCCAGGTGCGGTGACGTATGACGGGCAGGGCGATAACAGCCCGTTCACGACGGCGCTGCTGAACCACATCGAGACGCCGTCGATCTCCATTTCCGACATGATGATCCGCGTCCGCAACGAGGTGGAGGAGCGCACCTTCCGCAGGCAGACGCCTTGGGATCAGTCCTCGCTGCGCTCCCAATTCTACTTCCAGCCCGAATACGAAAACGCGCCGACGCTGACTGCTGCTGACTACGAGATGCTGGCGCAGCTAGATCCCAAGGGTCGCGAACGCTTCTTGGCGCTGCTGGCCGAAAGCGGCATTGCCGTAGACGCCCCAGCGGACTTGATCGAAGGAGCGAGCCTGGAGCTTGCCGTTGCGGATGAAAATTCCTTGATTATTGCAGCCCCGATTCCGGCGAGCCTTCCCAAAGAAGTGCCACCGACGACGGTCGAGGTGACCGAAGCCATTCGTCCCGAAGATGTTGCCATTGTTGATGATGTAGGTCTCGTGTTCTCGGTGCCGGATGTGGTGAAGACGACCCAGTCGGCCAAGGCATCAAGCGGTGTTGCTGAGAATGTCGGGCCGGTCGTGATTGAATTGGCCTCGCTTGGGCAAGCCCCAAGCAACACGTTGAACCGCCAGACGATTGATACATTCCTGCCCGGCTCCGCGCCTGCGGCAACGGCCAACGGGTCGATCGAGTTGCAGAACATCGAAGCATCAGGCCCTGATGGCTCGGCCGCGATCGCGGCTGCAAGTGGGGCGCTGTCCGCCTCTGGCGGCGGCGGCCAAGCGGCGGCGTTGGTTCGTGCTGGCACTGCCATTGCAGCCCGCGCGCAGGGCGACATCATACGCGTCGCGGCCCTGACTTCCCCGACGCGCAGCCTGCCACCGTCGATTTTTGAAGCGCCTGCAATTGAGGGCCGTGAAGTTTTGCCAGACAGCGATGAAAGCCGCGCTATTCTGGCCAGCATCGACCCGACCTTGCTTGAAGAGCTGACTAAGCCCTCCGTTCCTGGCGCGGATGAACCGGTTCTGCCAGAGATCGACCCGGAGCAAATGGCGTCCGATGTTCAGACAGAGTTGTCGCGACTTGGTTGTTACCGGATGCGGATCGACGGGGACTGGGGCAATGGCTCTCGTCGTGCTCTGACCAGCTACTTCCTGAACAAGCGGATCGTGCCTGAAAGCCTTGAACCAAGCCTCCCACTGCTGCGTCAGCTGAAGTCTGAGGGTAAAGTGGTTTGCCAAGTTCAGGTGGCACGTGCGAAGCCGACAACTGTGAAGAAGACCACAGTCAAGGCGACCCCGAAAGCGACGACCACTGCTAAGAAGGCTCCGGCCAAGAAGCGCGTTATTCGGAAGATCACCAAGCCAACTGCTGCGGCCTCTTCGGGGACGACAAAGAAACGTATCACAAAGCTGAGCACTGGCGTGTTCCGCTAA